The proteins below come from a single Gimesia alba genomic window:
- a CDS encoding efflux RND transporter permease subunit: MSRTFNRCSVWMVDHPLLVTLFILLLSGISMLGYTMPEKVRDWFKPAPPQQVQQGPAAPPVKQERPPDVDPISLTDADTILVIDSDQFFTTDGVKALRAIVEKIEALDYVKSVFWLDDIPNLNIFGLREPLVPNERASQKRLDAAREKTIHHPLVGGQLLSVDGKTLLLMIKFDWLNVVDDEACTTGLKDVAKKVVAEYPDVKFSFMTTGRVPIYLTAVRTHNANKVKYQVIGYGMILLMAIILFRGISAVIIVALAPMFGVFLTMGIIQFFDFQDNPFNDVVLPVLLSLVGLTDGVHLMVQIRKHRASGLSGRDAARRGIQEVGLACFLTSVTTAIGFGSLSLAHHDTVREFGYSCVIGVLLTFIAVVTVIPLACRTWLGRSIHKGYGKGIIDRHLGRISVIIDLVLKKTKLISSLGIGVTAVLILISLTLRPDERRANMLPEGSEAALALNHMDQAMGGLEHSRVRVYWNDQVASDSPEVLIAISEVDDLLNQESLIGHPISIRNILAALPGDGPPEERMSMMDLLPPPLKRAFYTPEYRQAEVSFHVQDLGIAKYGPTFTRIEEGLNTIAAQHPQFRFELSGSAVWRWRNLYQIVVDLAASLGSAAIIILIVLAIAFRSLRLGLISIVPNMFPLAVTGAFLVFTGQALEIVSVCAFTVCLGIAVDDTIHFLTRFREEQLLVDSDEEAIRRAFTGVGTALIMTTVILVAGFSTVVFSDMRDQRIFAIMSGLTIASALFGDLVFLPALLAQYAKRSQVPAMEESEAVIDQPAEETLVRD, from the coding sequence GTGTCACGTACGTTTAATCGCTGTTCGGTCTGGATGGTTGATCATCCCTTGCTGGTTACCCTGTTCATTCTGCTGCTGAGTGGGATCTCGATGCTGGGGTATACGATGCCCGAAAAAGTGCGGGACTGGTTTAAACCGGCCCCGCCCCAGCAGGTACAGCAAGGTCCGGCAGCGCCGCCTGTGAAACAGGAACGGCCCCCGGATGTCGACCCGATCAGTCTGACGGACGCCGATACGATTTTGGTGATCGATTCCGATCAGTTTTTTACAACGGATGGTGTGAAAGCACTGCGGGCAATTGTCGAAAAAATCGAAGCGCTGGATTATGTGAAGAGTGTCTTCTGGTTGGATGATATTCCGAATCTGAATATTTTCGGTTTGCGCGAGCCGCTCGTTCCGAATGAACGGGCTTCACAGAAACGACTGGATGCGGCCCGCGAGAAGACGATCCATCATCCACTGGTGGGAGGCCAATTGCTCTCGGTTGATGGCAAGACCCTGCTGTTAATGATCAAATTTGACTGGTTGAATGTGGTCGACGATGAAGCCTGTACGACTGGTTTGAAAGATGTTGCAAAAAAGGTTGTCGCGGAGTATCCGGATGTCAAATTTTCGTTCATGACAACGGGCCGCGTACCCATTTATCTGACCGCGGTACGCACGCATAATGCCAACAAGGTGAAATACCAGGTCATCGGTTACGGGATGATCCTGTTGATGGCGATTATCCTGTTTCGGGGTATCTCCGCCGTGATTATTGTAGCACTGGCGCCGATGTTTGGTGTCTTCCTGACAATGGGCATCATTCAATTCTTTGATTTTCAGGATAACCCGTTTAACGATGTGGTGCTGCCGGTGCTGTTGAGTCTGGTTGGTCTGACTGATGGCGTACATCTTATGGTCCAGATCAGGAAGCATCGGGCATCGGGATTGAGCGGTCGGGATGCGGCCCGCCGTGGAATTCAGGAAGTGGGTCTGGCCTGTTTTCTGACTTCAGTGACGACGGCGATCGGCTTCGGTTCGCTTTCTCTGGCGCATCACGACACCGTACGTGAGTTTGGTTACAGTTGTGTCATCGGCGTGCTGTTGACGTTTATTGCGGTCGTTACGGTGATTCCTCTGGCCTGTCGCACCTGGCTGGGGCGTTCGATTCATAAAGGGTACGGCAAAGGGATTATCGACCGTCATCTGGGACGGATCAGTGTGATTATTGATCTGGTTCTGAAAAAAACAAAGCTGATCAGTTCGCTGGGGATCGGCGTGACTGCCGTGTTGATTCTGATCTCATTAACGCTCAGGCCGGATGAACGGCGGGCGAATATGCTGCCGGAAGGTTCCGAAGCGGCACTGGCGTTGAATCATATGGATCAAGCGATGGGCGGGCTGGAACATTCGCGTGTGCGCGTTTACTGGAATGATCAAGTTGCCTCCGATTCACCGGAAGTTTTAATTGCGATCAGTGAAGTGGACGATTTGTTAAACCAGGAATCTTTAATCGGACATCCGATTTCGATTCGCAATATTCTGGCGGCGTTACCCGGTGATGGGCCGCCTGAGGAGCGGATGTCGATGATGGATCTGCTGCCCCCTCCATTGAAGCGCGCGTTTTACACGCCGGAATATCGTCAGGCGGAAGTCAGCTTTCATGTGCAGGATCTGGGGATTGCAAAATATGGCCCCACCTTCACGCGCATCGAAGAGGGATTGAACACAATCGCGGCTCAGCATCCACAGTTTCGATTTGAACTGAGCGGTTCTGCGGTCTGGCGCTGGCGCAATCTATACCAGATTGTCGTCGATCTCGCAGCTTCTCTGGGGAGTGCGGCGATTATCATTCTAATTGTACTGGCGATTGCCTTCCGTTCGTTACGGCTGGGATTGATTTCGATCGTCCCGAACATGTTTCCGCTGGCGGTGACCGGGGCGTTTCTGGTGTTTACCGGACAGGCGTTGGAGATCGTTAGCGTCTGTGCGTTTACGGTCTGTCTGGGAATTGCCGTCGATGATACCATTCACTTTCTGACACGATTCCGCGAAGAACAACTGCTGGTGGATAGTGATGAAGAAGCGATCCGCCGGGCGTTTACCGGCGTGGGAACCGCGCTGATTATGACAACCGTGATCTTGGTGGCCGGTTTCTCGACTGTGGTCTTCAGCGACATGCGAGACCAGCGGATTTTCGCCATCATGAGCGGCTTGACGATTGCCTCTGCTTTGTTCGGCGATCTGGTCTTTCTGCCCGCGTTGCTGGCTCAGTACGCCAAACGGTCTCAAGTGCCGGCGATGGAAGAATCGGAAGCAGTCATTGACCAGCCGGCGGAAGAGACGCTTGTGCGGGATTGA
- a CDS encoding DUF1553 domain-containing protein, whose amino-acid sequence MYYRAITFLLTGFASCLAWNVSLNAADSKVTFEKEIRPIFKAYCFHCHGEEKELSGSLDVRLRRLLMKGGDSGEAIVPGKHAESLLYQYVESGEMPPDEKLRLKPEEVALIAKWIDQGASAGPEPKGDIKPGEFLITEDERTHWAFRPIRKTAVPEVTELVKEQNKTDVNPVDAFIARKLNDNGLWFSEEADRLTLIRRAAFDLTGLPPAPEEIKVYLADQSPDAYEKMIDRLLASPHYGERWARHWLDVAGYADSEGYNDKDIVRPDAWHYRDYVIRSLNADKPWDQFITEQLAGDELVKATHASAQKLVDQDPAVCEKLTATGFLRLAPDGTGSSPMDPAIARNQVITETVKIMSSSLLGMTIGCAECHHHRFDPIPQQDFYRLRAVIAPVYDAEKWRMPASRRAALMSPEDKAKAAKLTAEVKELDAEHNKVKAEVTQLIAERVLKEIPESEREQAKLAYETEVKKRSQEQAEFLKKKYPMLDLLVPGRLHLFLARYKDGNELKKRYEDIKEKADKLRAQIPQPEYIRVATEDPQHLPETFVFYRGDISSPEADKIEPGGLTVIGSETENVFPVNNPELPTTGRRLAYARYLTNGKHPLVARVLMNRFWMHHFGKAIVDSTGDFGSRSSIPTHPELLDWLAADFMEHGWQLKRIHRLIMTSRTYRQTSTAHSEKAASIDADNRLLWRMTMRRLEAEAIRDAILAVSGDLNREQFGVPVPVALSDSGIITVGAGKISEDRRELKRSIYIQVRRTQPVTMLNAFDAPSMEPNCERRVFSTVATQSLALLNSEFMRNQSVAFAKRVLASAGKDADDATLIKTAWKMALSAEPSAAEMQALEKSFALQLNEYESKKVKDPRQEALASLCHVLFGTNQFLYVE is encoded by the coding sequence TTGTACTACCGAGCCATCACTTTTCTGCTGACGGGATTTGCTTCCTGTCTGGCCTGGAACGTTTCTCTCAATGCTGCAGACTCCAAAGTCACCTTTGAGAAAGAGATTCGTCCGATTTTTAAAGCCTATTGCTTTCATTGTCATGGCGAGGAAAAAGAACTTTCCGGATCGTTGGATGTCCGTTTGCGTCGCCTGCTGATGAAGGGCGGCGATTCCGGAGAGGCAATCGTACCGGGTAAACATGCGGAGAGCCTGCTGTACCAATATGTGGAGTCGGGGGAGATGCCGCCCGATGAGAAGCTGCGTTTGAAACCTGAAGAAGTCGCGTTGATTGCAAAGTGGATTGATCAAGGCGCTTCAGCCGGTCCCGAGCCGAAGGGCGATATCAAGCCGGGCGAATTTCTGATTACCGAAGATGAACGCACACATTGGGCGTTTCGACCGATCAGGAAAACAGCAGTTCCCGAAGTGACGGAATTAGTAAAAGAACAAAACAAGACCGACGTCAATCCGGTTGATGCGTTTATCGCGCGAAAGTTGAACGACAATGGACTCTGGTTCTCTGAGGAAGCGGATCGACTGACTTTGATTCGACGGGCTGCTTTTGATTTGACTGGGCTCCCCCCTGCTCCGGAAGAGATCAAAGTCTATCTGGCAGATCAGTCGCCGGATGCTTATGAAAAAATGATTGATCGCTTGCTGGCTTCCCCGCATTACGGTGAGCGTTGGGCCCGGCACTGGCTGGATGTCGCCGGCTATGCGGATTCGGAAGGCTACAATGATAAGGATATTGTTCGCCCGGATGCCTGGCATTATCGGGACTATGTCATTCGTTCGCTCAATGCCGATAAGCCCTGGGATCAGTTTATTACCGAACAGTTGGCAGGTGACGAACTGGTGAAAGCGACGCACGCGTCGGCTCAGAAACTGGTCGATCAGGACCCTGCTGTTTGTGAAAAGCTGACCGCAACTGGCTTTTTACGTCTGGCGCCTGATGGCACCGGTTCCAGTCCGATGGATCCCGCGATCGCCCGAAATCAGGTGATTACCGAAACCGTCAAAATTATGTCATCGTCGTTATTAGGCATGACCATTGGTTGTGCGGAGTGCCACCATCATCGGTTTGATCCCATCCCGCAGCAGGACTTTTATCGGTTACGAGCCGTGATCGCTCCCGTGTATGATGCAGAGAAATGGCGGATGCCTGCCAGTCGTCGGGCGGCGTTGATGTCGCCAGAAGACAAAGCCAAGGCGGCCAAACTAACGGCAGAGGTTAAGGAGCTCGACGCCGAGCATAACAAGGTCAAAGCAGAGGTCACTCAACTGATTGCCGAGCGGGTTTTGAAAGAAATTCCGGAGTCAGAGCGAGAACAGGCCAAATTGGCATATGAGACAGAAGTCAAGAAACGCTCACAAGAGCAAGCCGAGTTTCTCAAAAAGAAGTACCCGATGCTGGACCTGTTAGTGCCAGGCAGACTGCATTTGTTTCTGGCACGTTACAAGGATGGGAATGAGCTGAAAAAACGGTATGAGGACATCAAAGAAAAAGCAGACAAGCTCAGAGCTCAGATTCCCCAGCCGGAATACATACGAGTTGCGACCGAAGATCCACAGCATCTTCCGGAAACCTTTGTCTTTTATCGTGGCGATATTTCTTCACCTGAAGCAGACAAGATTGAACCCGGTGGTTTGACGGTGATTGGTTCGGAAACGGAGAATGTCTTTCCCGTTAATAATCCAGAATTGCCGACGACCGGCCGCCGATTGGCGTATGCCCGCTATTTGACGAACGGCAAGCATCCGCTGGTAGCGCGTGTCTTGATGAACCGGTTCTGGATGCATCATTTCGGGAAGGCGATTGTCGATTCGACGGGCGATTTTGGTTCGCGTTCGTCTATTCCTACGCACCCGGAACTGTTGGACTGGTTGGCTGCTGATTTTATGGAGCATGGCTGGCAGTTGAAACGGATTCATCGTCTGATCATGACCTCGCGGACTTATCGGCAGACCTCCACCGCGCATTCGGAGAAAGCGGCTTCTATCGACGCTGACAACCGTCTGTTATGGCGGATGACGATGCGACGTCTGGAAGCGGAAGCGATTCGCGATGCGATTCTGGCGGTCAGTGGCGATCTAAATCGGGAACAGTTTGGCGTACCGGTTCCCGTCGCTCTGTCAGATAGCGGGATTATTACCGTGGGCGCCGGAAAAATTTCTGAAGATCGGCGCGAGTTGAAGCGATCGATTTATATCCAGGTGCGGCGGACGCAACCGGTGACGATGCTGAATGCCTTCGATGCGCCCAGTATGGAACCCAACTGCGAGCGGCGGGTGTTTTCGACGGTGGCAACACAGTCGCTGGCCTTGCTCAACAGCGAGTTTATGCGAAATCAGTCGGTCGCGTTTGCGAAGCGGGTGTTGGCAAGTGCCGGTAAAGACGCCGATGATGCGACATTGATTAAAACGGCCTGGAAGATGGCACTCAGTGCTGAGCCTTCCGCGGCAGAAATGCAGGCGCTGGAGAAAAGCTTCGCATTGCAGCTAAAC